A stretch of DNA from Schizosaccharomyces osmophilus chromosome 2, complete sequence:
GCTGGTTTAGATGCTGAGTTGGATACTCAATCTTCGAAGGAACCAGTAAAAACGGAAACTGAAGACaattcaattgaaaaagaaaaaaaagatttttcaGAAGCAGTATCACCCTAAAGACcgaaagagagaaagatATACGGATTTAAGGATGTTTTTTGGCTAGAATGTGATGTTTCTCGAcgtaaatatgaaaagtttttcaaatagATATCTATTTCAGTATAATAAACTACTATTGATAACGTAGGTTTTTTATCTGCATATAAATATCGTTTCTTTGCGCAAGgaatatttatttgattaAGGTTGTCACATACTGTTCATTTTAATAATGTAAGAATAAGAATACTCATAAGTTGTATCAAAGAAATAGGAAAGTAGACGTAGAGCAGTAGGATTATCCAAAAGCGACATTCACACAATAATAAATGAGAAGATATCCGTCAATACTAAAGTTATCATATAAATTGCCAATAATTTCATCAGGAGCAGGAGCAAAACAGTAGTTCACATAGAGTAACTAGATCCGAAAAGTTAGGCACCGTACTAAATAAAAGGGAACTTACCAAGGATGAATCAGGTTGTAAACTGAGCTCCTTTTTTAAGAACCTAATGACTTTGTCAAAGCGATGACTTGCATTAATAGCAAATACGTTTTTACGAAGCAAAGGAGTTCTTCCAATGGCCTTGAATCGTAAATTCACTGAAGAAACCAGTTAATTCAAGTCTAATTGGAAAGAATTAATTACCAACCTTTtcgattttctttttcgttatAGCTGCTGATAATTTCAttgactttttcttgtagatgatttgtttcttctcctGTGTGAAGGGACTCTAACTTTTTACTCAGTCGATCTTCAACAGCATTTGAGGAAGAAGCCATTGCGTTTATGAATAGTCACGAAAACTTCTAATCATTCTTCTACTTTGTCGTAGTTACGCTGACGGTTTATGTACCTCGCTGCAGTACTTGTTGAGTTTGCCTCGTACAAAGCATAATGATATGTATATTTCGTACGTTAATAGATAAATAATGTTAAGTCTCTGTAACAGTGCTTTTGTCCTTCGCCCTTGGTTTGCTTGTGATAAATTACTATTTATATCAGACTCTACTTTTTTCTCTCCGGCTATCTCACTCCGACCCTTATAAAAACATTCATTGAAGAGTTTGaacttttcctttcaatcCTAAGAGAAATATTCTAATCAAATCAAAAGCCCCTCTAGCACAATTATTATTAATTAAACAAAtcttaaaaacaaatctaATAGAAAATAGACAAGCGTCCATTGTAAGGCTAACATTAATTAGCAAACAGAACAAAAAGGTATGTCAGTTTCTACCGACAAATTTTCTCAAGTATAACATAAAGAAACTATATTTTCGTTGACCCCTCGCTTCATAACCTTATTGAAAACGTTGAAACCCTAGCTTCTTCATCAGTAAAGTATTTAAAGCTTCCCTAATGTCTGATCCACCTCTTGTTGATCAAGCACAACACCTGAAGCTGAGCATTTTGCCTTTTGTTTCAGCTTGCTACATAAATCATCAATGTCGATTTGCGAAAAGTTCGGATGACTCATTATCTTCGACCAAATTTCGGGACACTTAATATAATTCTCTTCCTTAAATGGAACAACTTCATCTTCTGCATTAACTTCGCCATCCTGGGCTGTACCGTTACTAGGTTGTTTATCTTGTACCTTGCCTCCATCAGAGGCAGCAGCATGAGAAATATAAGATAAATCAATGTTAGTGTATTCAGGAGGCACGCTACGCAAGTCGACAGAAACATCCTTCTTAATATCCCCTTGGTTAGCGAatgctttttgttcattaaaaaagttCAAGGAATTAAGCGTGTTATCTCCAACGCCAAAAATTGGAAAGTCATCACCCTGATCCTCATCAACATCCCTAAAATATGTCCGAAACATGCTATCCGTATCGCCCTCGTCATTAAAATAGTCTTTATCCAGGTTTTCAGTGGGTTCTCTCCAGGTAGAGAACAAGTCTGCCACAGCATCCCCTTCATAATTTTGAGCATTATTAATGTTGCTGTTTGGCTCAAAAATAGTGTCATAATCAGGTAAATCATTACCAGCCAGTTCCGCCATATTTTTGGATGCTTCAAATTTCGACGTTTCATCAGGATACCAAGATTTGGAGAATGGCTTCAAGGCTGGCTTCTTAGAACCTAAAGATTTTGGATCCGTTGAAGTCTCAACGAAATCCAGAGGACCATCTTTTTGACCCACATCGCCAAGAATATCAACACTGGCACGATGAGGTGTATTATTAGTTAACATGGAACAAGCAATGGAACCACATGCTGAAGACAACTTTTGGCAAAACTGCTTTCCATCCATAGAAGGGTTATGATGGATGAAAAAATCATCTTGATATGGTGACAGTGAAGCAGAATTCCGTTTACGTTCATGTGGCTGCAACTGCTGTTGAGGAGAGTCGGAAGAAACCGGAGTTTCAGGAGACAAGGTGCCTCGCATTGAACTATTAGATTCTACCAATCCAGGAACTCCATACTGATTACTTTTCGCTGACGTTGAATCCtgatttgaagaagaatttgagtTGTTTTGAGTTAGTGGCGTAGTATCATATGCACTACTTTCATATTGGTCTGCAGCAGGAGCATACATGTTGTTAGGGGCAGAAAGAACAGCAGGGTCTCGATGCTGCatattcatttcaaaagtaaaagaacCCTTCCTCGTATTAACAAGTTCATCTTCCAATTGCTTAACTCGCCTCTTCAATTCGTCATTCTCTACGTTTGTCGTTGAGTTGAGCTGCTGAAGGCTAACCACCTGAGTTTCTAAAGTCTTCAAATGgtcttcctttcttttgcGAAAAGCACGTTGTGCAGCCCGATTCTGGGCTTTTCTCTTGGACTGGGGTTCATTCTCACCCAACTTTCGACCATACTTTTTGggcttttcttctgaaaTATCGTCTTCTAAATCTGGAAAATATTGGTTTTCATCGGACGATGATCGTTCGACACTCACTTTATCTACAATGGGTCCTCGTTTTTTTGACATGTTCATCTCCAAAGACGCATTTTGATTAGAGATAGCGGCAATAGAATCAGGAACATCTTCCTTTGAATACAATGAGGAGTATAAAACAGGCAAGCTTTCGGTATTAGTAGACATGATGAATGATCGTAAGCAATATTAGATAGGcaattagaaaagaacaattgATGAGTTTCGAACACGAGCGAATaagagaaataaaaaaatctaaagCGGTAtaagagaagaaagaatacaacagaaaaataaaagtctAAAGCGATGCAatgaaaatagaagaaaatgttaAATAAATCACAACGGAAGAAAGAAGTAAATGATACTAAATCAAATTTATCTCCTTTTAGACACAAAAGATATCCGGGAAGTGAACGAACGGGATAAAttaatttgaaaattatCAGATAACGGATCCAAAGAAATATAGCACAACGCGTTCAGTGAGtattttcacaaacaaGCAGTAACCTTATAACTTGTAAAAACGCGTGTAACTATATACAAGTAAAGCGGGCAGTAAGGATTTTCGTAGTATTGGTAGTAGGTAATAATAATGCACGACTATATGCCGAAACAAATGCAACAGCACTCAaattttctgaaaagagTACAATTCAATCACATTTACACCTCAACAGCACCTACTGATATAAAAGTAGGCTTGGCGGCAAAAACAATCGTAGAACACTGAAGTTTAGGAGAAGGGTTCCAGAAAATCCTCAAATGTGAAGCAAACCTACTAATTCAACCGCTTTAACCGATTTCTTAGacaaaaaaacacaatATATGTTTCCCTAAAAATTGAGCttgtttcaattcaaaTATCTCAACTCAGGTGGAATTGCGGTAATTGCGAAAGACAGGTTCGGAGTCCTATAGAAGTCGGCATACGCAACTACAGCAATGGCGTGACGCCAACCCTTATTATAGAGTTTTCTAGGCTTCGTCTTATTAAGGTACTTTACCGATGCTTAACGTTTTCTTATAAATTTTACTGTGTCTTTACGAACCTCAAGACATTTGAGGCAATTTGCAATATGAGGGTACTTGTGATTTATTgtaaatttgtttgtttatttacatatttttgttaaataaaaaaaatttatgaagCATgctcttattttttttttctttttttctttttcttttttttataattgcTCTGTGCGTTCAAAAGGCTTTTTTGCTAGaccaatttttttaatggaGTTGGCTTGAAATATTCCAAATGTTTTCACtacaaaaagacaaaaggaGAGGCAGACAGAGAGAGAGAATGAGTAAATGTATCATTGAATTCTATtctaaaaaacaataagCGATTGGAAGAATTGCCAACAGAAACCGAAAAACCAATAAATCCGAATTTACAAGCTGGGATACCAAGTCTTTTAACATGTGCATTtgcaaataataaaatgatATTTCCCACACTAGCATTTCTACAATATACTCgtatttaattattttctgGCAAACAAGTTTCTGTCAGCAGCTTCTCTCAACGAACAACAAAACTTCGATTGTCTTTAAAGACAGCTGAAACTCCATTACCATGTCTCACATCTACTCAGATGAAAATTGCCCAAAAATAATCCCTGACAACATAAAATATGCTGGGCTTTGGTTTTGCTAGGTCTTTTACAAAATCTACAAGTTGAAGAATAAGCTATACAGCAATCTTGTACTTCTCTACTGTCTCataaaacttttccaattgAACCTGAAACTTTGGATTGTACCATTTCTCTAAGCcagaaaatacaaagacAAAATCACCCACCTTAACGGTATCTGCGAAGAGACAAGGTGTTGTGACGGAGCCAGGTGGCATATTGGGGAGAGTTGTTGAAACGGTGACCCTTGGCGATACCACGAGACTTCTTACCAATAGAGGTAAGACCACGAGCCTCACGGTGCTTGTGAACAGCGTTGCAGATCCAGTTAATGCGAGGATCACGGCGGACGGCCTTGTGAGAGGGGTCGACGCAGATAACTTCGTAGAACTTGTAGGTAGCGTCTTGGTTAACCCAGTAAGAGTTGAGGACACGCAAGTTAGCGCAACGACGGCCGACACGCTCTTCAGCAGTGCAGCGGAGAGAGCGTTGGTACTTGAGGTGGTTAACACCCTGGTGGACGGGCTTACCGTAGACTTGACCCTTAGGAATAGGGCGCTTACGGCCACCGCGACGAACACGGATGCGGTAGACAACGTAGCCTTGCTTGGCCTTGTAGCCCAAACGACGAGCCTTGTCAGGACGAGAAGGGCGGCTAGCGCGGTGAACAACGTTCATTTGACGGTATTCCCAAGCGCGAACACGAGACAAGAACAAGTTCACATCAGACTGCTTCTTCTTAGAAAGCTCTTCCAAATACTTGTAAGCACCcattgttgtttttttggcttCCTACGAAATGAGCAAGATGGAAGTTTGTTGTCACTAAGAAAAGTTTCGACCTGCACTACCCACTCGTGACTGTtttttaccattttttcttccaccCAGAGAAACGTTCCCTTTACCAAATGATGTACATAGAGCgaaatgaataaattaatTGCTTTTATAATAAATCGTAAACACTCAAGATCTACGGTTTTGAACTATTTCTGAACTAGTCATGATCAGAACAATAACAAATAATAAACGCTTCTTAAAGAACTTTATAAAACATACATTTTCAAACTTAAATACCAAATATTGCTGTCCTATTGACCACCCAAACCTAGGATTATGTACATATTAAAAGTCAAGACTTACAAAACCATAATGacaaccaaaaaaaaataataaacaaaagtcaACGAACAAATAGAGTTATTGATGCATCGGAATGTTTTGAAATCCGAACATAAAGAAGGTATAAGTACTTAGTAATTTTTCACCGTATCCGTTTAATATGTGCagttttcttaaaaaaggaCAACCGATCGCCAAAACCGGAGCGTCCCATTCTTTAAAATAGCAAAATGGGGATTAACACGCTGATACTACTGAAagtaaaacaaatttttaaCCAGCAAAAGAGACATTCCACCCAGGGTTTCCGGTAGCGTATGCTACCAGACTATCAATAGTTGATTCTTGATAGTTTCGTAAATCATCCGATGGCCAAAGACCATTCCACTGATTCCAATCAGCATTCTTCGGTAATCCAAAGTGAGACATCAAATCCGAAGAATAAGTTTCTTGAACGTTATGATTGGCAACCATTGGAGACTCAGCTATATACATAAAATGCTTCTCCAAATCtaacattttttcttcatcaatagGCTCATTTGCAACAGTGTCATTAGCAGTAGAACCAGAGGATGTACGTTGTACCCAGTCAGCCCAAATTTCAGACATTCTTTCGCACAAAGCTCCGATAGAGCCCcaataatttttcatttccaaCATTAATCTCAAATCAATTTCCAAATTATGCCTAGCCGTAGATGCCGCCAATACATTCAAACCGAAAGCAGCTTCAGtttgaatacaaaaagctGTATAAACACCTGAAGCAATAAAAGGGGAAGTCAAAATTACATTGTGTTTCCTACAATCATCAACAATCATTGATATTGCATTAGCACACCGTAAACACATTTCGCGTGCAGCTTTATGTAAACGCCTTGCTGCACTATTGACATGGCTTTCTGGCTTTTGTTCAGCTTGAAATTCACTATTATGAGACTCATGAGGATTGTGCCACACTGGcgagaaaaaaatagtatTTCCTGTCAAAGATACCGTGCTTGATGTTCTCGACAACTGATTGTTTTCGGACTCGCCAATGGAACGGAAAAGCCACATCAACGTGTAGTGATAAGctaaatgaagaaatgcATACTGAGCACCTTGTTGTATAGATAGATGATTTTCCAATCCTACCACAGAGTACCTCAATCTTTGAGGAAGTCCATCAGCCCATTTATAAAGAGCCTCACTTATTTGAGTGAAATCGGAATTTCTATGCCAGTATGGATGAGGATCCCTTCGTCGACCATCGTGCTTGAAATACTTGACAGCTCTTCCCCAGATTGCTATAATCTTGACAATGTAAGCAGCTACACCCATGTTTTCCGTAGTATCCGAAGGAATTACAATACTCGGTACACCTTCCAAAATTCTTCCATCCAGAGTCTGAGTAACTCCAGCAATTTGTTTGGTAAATAACAACTCGTGTACAGGAAGTTGTATCCCAATGTcgttttcatccaaaaacTGCAAATGCTCATGAGAAGAAATACATCTGTCCATCAAAAAGCATGACCAAAAGGTACGACGTCTAAGTTCACGCTCAAGAAAGGAGATCCGAGGACCAGAGTCAATATTATCAAGATCCAGTGGATTGCTTCCTTGCTCACAATTAAGTTGCAATGCAGCGGCCATGCGAAGGGCCATGCCACCGTACATCCAACTTTTGCCGTTCTCCCCCGTCCCAGAATCATGCAAAGACAACAACAGGAGGGCTGCAACCAGTGACAGATCAGGTCTATCAAAATTGTCTAACGCTAGTCGACGAGCCTCTCTAGCAAATTGTTCACCGGCCATATAGGGAGGAGAATACTGATCATGCATACGTGAGGAGAAGCGCGCGGAAACGGCGCAAATAGCATAAACAAGTACCAAAGGAATTGTATTATTATTTAgagattcaaaaaaagtgGGTCGGtgaaataaattataagCTTGACCATGACAACAATGAAAGAATACCTCAGCCAAGTGGATTCGTAATTCCAAAGGTGGCAGTTCCGTCACTGGAGTGGATGGCATGGTGAGACTAGCCAGAGGATCAGGCAATTTACCGTCAATGAGAGCCGCTTCTCGTTcgctttcatctttttcattagaGGACTTTGTATTGAGAGTGTAATTGCTTATTGCAACAGGTTGCGTCATGTTGGACACATCTGAATACGTTGAGGATGGAAATGAGTTGCCTGCTTTGTTGtcaaaaaagggaaacTGAGGTTTTGGAGAATATCCGCCATAACTAGAGTAGAGAGGATACTCACCAGCGGAAAGCGACGGAATTGTATTTACAGGAAACAATGAATTGTCGGTGGCAGTAGGATGAGAAGGAACATACGGTAAAGGATCTGGAGGAGGAATAGATGTAGCCGCAGGCGTAACAGGGATTCTTGTTGGTTGCTGCGATTGGTATTGGACTGCGGGACTAAGGGGAACTGGAGCGGCAACAGAAACAGGAGTTGAGTTGGAGGTGTTTGTAGGAGCAATAGGTAAAACGGAACTGACGTCTGAAGGCATGTTGCCAGAAAAACTCTGGCTTTTTGGAACAGAAGGATTCGTAGCGGAAGGGACATACATAACTTCAGAAGGGTAAACATTATTACTAGAGATGGGATTGGAAGTTGATTCGGGTGAAGCCGAATTTGAATCATTTTGGTCGAGAACAAGATTCTTAGAAAGTGAAGCAGACATCATTGACACTTGTGGATTACTAACGGGTACCCGAGAATTCAACATGTACGGATATGTAGCAGGAGAATTCAAAGACGGAGAACTTCGTTGTTTCGGTATATTCATATTTATAGACGAAGACGACGAAGAAGGGGCCGAGTCACGAGGACTACCGATTTGAGTTAACGGAGTTTGTTCGGATAACGACTCTTGCGAGTGAGAGCCAGAGGCATTTGCTGTAGCAGCAGCAGCGGCACGGTTTTGCTGCTGCTGAAGATACCACTGTTGATGATGGTGAATCTCTTCATGTCTTGAATGGGATCGTCGTGGATTCGACTTGTAAATGCAAGATGTATTATGTTTTAAGCATTGATCACATGATGGACGTTCTCCTGAAcatttaattttcttttttctacatGACTGGCAAGCAAGAGGTAATCgttttcgttcttttcctgcttttgttttttcatgaatccAACTGGGAAGGGAAGGTGAATTCGGTTTCGAGTCATCCGTATTTGTTTCCACGCCTCTCTGTCCATCTTGCTGGTTCGTCATATTTACTCTCGTCTGCGTTGCATTCGGAAGTATCGGTGCAGGACTCGATTGTTGCATCCTAAATCGGCATCCAGCGAGATCAAGCCTTTCAATTCTATCCAATCTAGTCCCCAATCTTGTAATTCAACTACGTTTTCAATCCTGAGTTATATCCAATATCTCTAGTGGCGTGCAAAGGACAACTTCAGTGTCTCATCAATGTAAGGGAAGCAGTAGAATACGGTGCAGCGTCCTTCTTCATCGCTAAAAAGTTATTAACAGACAACAACGATGGAAAAAGCATATGTGAACattgtttttaaatattttagagtgcttctttttcgttttgtgAAGATTGTTAGAaatttgtctttcttttaacagATGTCCTTGGTGGAGGTCTCAAAACGAAATTTGTATGGTCGAGAACGGGCACATTTGTAAACGAAGAACTTGCCCAAATTGTCAGCATCCTTTTTCTACCTGAagcatttttatttttgtattcaATCCAAATATTTGTTTAAATTTGTAAAAGGTTTCTAATAATCAATTCTCTTGACGATTCCTTTCGTACTCTCGCTTTTTAGAACCTAGTTGTGTTCGCATTTTATGCAAAAATAGACAGCTCTTTAGAAGTCCACACATTTTGCAATACgtaaagaaatgaaattatatatttttttgttttagatTTTATTCTACATCAATTATATTCATATTcatatttggaaaaaaaaggaaagataATAAATCCAGAGAATCATACTTAAAACTCATGTATCTTTAGCGTATGGATCTGGTACATTAAAAACATCGCTCTTTTAGGCATTCAAAGAACCATCCATGATTCGTCGTAAACTCATACAAATAGATTGACGCGCTTGTTCACTGTTTACCTTGTTTCCAACAAGGTACGATTGAAGAAACAGATTGGAAAGTTTCAGCCCTTCATCCTGCATGCTGCCAATCTCACGATCTTCGTGTTCAAATagcaatttttctttatccGTCAAGGTGATGGAGAGATTGGTGGATCGAAGACAAGTTCCGGTTCCAGGGAATGTGTTTCGGAAGCTTTGAATCATACGCTCTTCACGTTCGTCATTGTGATTTTGGCGCAAAAGCATCGCTTTTGTAAATCCACCCTTTAAATGCTTAAAGTTGGTATTTCGTGCAGGCAAAATTCGAACTGCATATTGGATTTTCCGTTTTAAGAGTTCTTCAATGATACGGCTTCCGAGTTGAGCTTCCTTCAAGCTCATTTCCACTCCCATATTGTGGTCCACATGCTCATTCAGGACTTTCTGAATGGAACGAAAATCTTGTTTCCGAACATAAAGCTCAACATCATAAACGTAAATCcccaaaaatgaaacataCCTTGGTCCCGATCCAAGTAAAAACATGCTTTTACGGCTGTCATCCTTTGTTAAATTGTATTCATCAGCAAGAGTTGCCAATTTTTCCACAAAGCTTTCACATTGTactttttgagttttcaTTGCTGTTCCAACCGCAGCAATAGAAGTCAAGGCCATAACCGCTGGCCGCTTCCAAATCCAGTTTTGACAAAATTTAAACGAAAATGCATAAGGTCCAAACATTATGAAAGAATAACTACTAAATTCCCCGATGGTTTGAGGTTCTAATTGGTTGGTCACTGCAGGGAACTAAAAGTAGATGATTTAGTCTCTACAGGTATGCCAGCTCTTTATAATTATATTCAAGTGGACTGGATACTCATTACGTTTATTGTATCATCATATAGAAATACATGTTTTATTCAgataaaaccaaaataaactaaaaaaaaaataaaaaaaaaattgagaaacaaggaaggaaaaagatattCATCAAACCGCTACACGGTCATGTACTCAATACCATCTCATATCGTTTCAGATGGCCCGATTTGTAAAGCTTCTAGGTTAAGATTAGCAAAACTTCTAAATAGTTGCTTGTTCGGCAAACGAACAATGGACAAATAGCATCGAAGAGTTTCCTCATGAGCCTTTTAAAGGGGTTTCTTCTGTCTCCTAACGGTCCATAGCTTTGACAAAGATTCAGTTAGATACTGTCAATTCAATGAATCGTTCTTCgatattatattttcataGTTAAATTCATAAATTCAGTGCATTAGTATCCATGTCATAGCAAGCATTGCTATTTTCTTACGTCCATgaccttttccttttcacaCTCATGTTGCCATTTCTAGACACAGCGACTTTTTCTCTGACAAGAGTCATCAATGTATTCGCACCAATAGCTAGTTGTTACTGAAGGAAACAGTTGGTTAGTCTTTTGGTAAATGATTGCataggaaataaaaaaccaaccAAGACTGCGGGAAAGTCAACGTAAAGGCAGTAGCTCCTTTATATATAGCTATAGTCatcataaaaaaactttcgtataaattttgttttcaatgaGAAGCAATATAATTCATTCTCTGTATTTTCAGGTTTTTGCCAATGTAATTATTCAGCAAGCGCATCTGTTTTAGGCATCTCTTGCCATACATTATTGACAGTGGTCCACCTACTAC
This window harbors:
- the atg12 gene encoding autophagy associated ubiquitin-like protein modifier Atg12, coding for MASSSNAVEDRLSKKLESLHTGEETNHLQEKVNEIISSYNEKENRKVNLRFKAIGRTPLLRKNVFAINASHRFDKVIRFLKKELSLQPDSSLLLYVNYCFAPAPDEIIGNLYDNFSIDGYLLIYYCVNVAFG
- the pap1 gene encoding DNA-binding transcription factor, oxidative stress-responsive Pap1/Caf3, whose amino-acid sequence is MSTNTESLPVLYSSLYSKEDVPDSIAAISNQNASLEMNMSKKRGPIVDKVSVERSSSDENQYFPDLEDDISEEKPKKYGRKLGENEPQSKRKAQNRAAQRAFRKRKEDHLKTLETQVVSLQQLNSTTNVENDELKRRVKQLEDELVNTRKGSFTFEMNMQHRDPAVLSAPNNMYAPAADQYESSAYDTTPLTQNNSNSSSNQDSTSAKSNQYGVPGLVESNSSMRGTLSPETPVSSDSPQQQLQPHERKRNSASLSPYQDDFFIHHNPSMDGKQFCQKLSSACGSIACSMLTNNTPHRASVDILGDVGQKDGPLDFVETSTDPKSLGSKKPALKPFSKSWYPDETSKFEASKNMAELAGNDLPDYDTIFEPNSNINNAQNYEGDAVADLFSTWREPTENLDKDYFNDEGDTDSMFRTYFRDVDEDQGDDFPIFGVGDNTLNSLNFFNEQKAFANQGDIKKDVSVDLRSVPPEYTNIDLSYISHAAASDGGKVQDKQPSNGTAQDGEVNAEDEVVPFKEENYIKCPEIWSKIMSHPNFSQIDIDDLCSKLKQKAKCSASGVVLDQQEVDQTLGKL
- the rpl1502 gene encoding 60S ribosomal protein L15, producing the protein MGAYKYLEELSKKKQSDVNLFLSRVRAWEYRQMNVVHRASRPSRPDKARRLGYKAKQGYVVYRIRVRRGGRKRPIPKGQVYGKPVHQGVNHLKYQRSLRCTAEERVGRRCANLRVLNSYWVNQDATYKFYEVICVDPSHKAVRRDPRINWICNAVHKHREARGLTSIGKKSRGIAKGHRFNNSPQYATWLRHNTLSLRRYR
- a CDS encoding DNA-binding transcription factor, zf-fungal binuclear cluster type, giving the protein MQQSSPAPILPNATQTRVNMTNQQDGQRGVETNTDDSKPNSPSLPSWIHEKTKAGKERKRLPLACQSCRKKKIKCSGERPSCDQCLKHNTSCIYKSNPRRSHSRHEEIHHHQQWYLQQQQNRAAAAATANASGSHSQESLSEQTPLTQIGSPRDSAPSSSSSSINMNIPKQRSSPSLNSPATYPYMLNSRVPVSNPQVSMMSASLSKNLVLDQNDSNSASPESTSNPISSNNVYPSEVMYVPSATNPSVPKSQSFSGNMPSDVSSVLPIAPTNTSNSTPVSVAAPVPLSPAVQYQSQQPTRIPVTPAATSIPPPDPLPYVPSHPTATDNSLFPVNTIPSLSAGEYPLYSSYGGYSPKPQFPFFDNKAGNSFPSSTYSDVSNMTQPVAISNYTLNTKSSNEKDESEREAALIDGKLPDPLASLTMPSTPVTELPPLELRIHLAEVFFHCCHGQAYNLFHRPTFFESLNNNTIPLVLVYAICAVSARFSSRMHDQYSPPYMAGEQFAREARRLALDNFDRPDLSLVAALLLLSLHDSGTGENGKSWMYGGMALRMAAALQLNCEQGSNPLDLDNIDSGPRISFLERELRRRTFWSCFLMDRCISSHEHLQFLDENDIGIQLPVHELLFTKQIAGVTQTLDGRILEGVPSIVIPSDTTENMGVAAYIVKIIAIWGRAVKYFKHDGRRRDPHPYWHRNSDFTQISEALYKWADGLPQRLRYSVVGLENHLSIQQGAQYAFLHLAYHYTLMWLFRSIGESENNQLSRTSSTVSLTGNTIFFSPVWHNPHESHNSEFQAEQKPESHVNSAARRLHKAAREMCLRCANAISMIVDDCRKHNVILTSPFIASGVYTAFCIQTEAAFGLNVLAASTARHNLEIDLRLMLEMKNYWGSIGALCERMSEIWADWVQRTSSGSTANDTVANEPIDEEKMLDLEKHFMYIAESPMVANHNVQETYSSDLMSHFGLPKNADWNQWNGLWPSDDLRNYQESTIDSLVAYATGNPGWNVSFAG
- a CDS encoding chalcone related protein family, which produces MFGPYAFSFKFCQNWIWKRPAVMALTSIAAVGTAMKTQKVQCESFVEKLATLADEYNLTKDDSRKSMFLLGSGPRYVSFLGIYVYDVELYVRKQDFRSIQKVLNEHVDHNMGVEMSLKEAQLGSRIIEELLKRKIQYAVRILPARNTNFKHLKGGFTKAMLLRQNHNDEREERMIQSFRNTFPGTGTCLRSTNLSITLTDKEKLLFEHEDREIGSMQDEGLKLSNLFLQSYLVGNKVNSEQARQSICMSLRRIMDGSLNA